Proteins encoded together in one Impatiens glandulifera chromosome 1, dImpGla2.1, whole genome shotgun sequence window:
- the LOC124920700 gene encoding pentatricopeptide repeat-containing protein At5g46460, mitochondrial — protein MPMISRHLIKLQSFHNFISINAFPYFNKSNTQSLTTSSSLSDHLQNNRLDEARSIFNKIPSPTLHLCTKMISAYSANNRLTDALQLFDQMSTRDSICWNSLIKGCLDCGHLDIASKLFDEMPDRTVVTWTTMINGNFKFGMIEAAEYLFFNMNVNVKDIAVWNSMIHGYFCNGRVDDAVRVFDEMPRRNVISWTSMISGLDQQGMSRKALLMFKRMMIMSSSSIIPSSNTFSSAITASANVLELEMGLQLHGQVFKRGYFSDEFVTASLLTFYANCNQIDESREIFIELSRKNVVVWTSLLTGYGLNHRHEEAMEIFVEMMKNGVLPNESSLASALNSCSELEDIERGKEIHVVSIKLGLETEVYVGNSLVSFYSGCGCIRDAFAIFERIEEKNLVSWNSIIVGCAKHGHGKWALSLYSKMIRGEINPDEITLTGLLYACCHTGMLTKGKKLFRYFDKFKPFDIQIEHYSCMVDIMGRAGELDEAEQFVKTMPIEPNNTMPWLSLLSGCRTHSNFKLAEKAANIIFNLDPKCSGAYVLLSNLYASTGKWADVARLRVKMKRAGVAKQPGRSWVILKGRKHVFVSGDRSHPLSEMIYDKLRWLGERLRKEGYVPDIGFDLHDVEDEQKGAALSYHSERLAIAFALISSLEGCTITVMKNLRVCGDCHSAIKIIAKIVGREIVLRDSSRFHHFRDGFCSCGDYW, from the coding sequence ATGCCGATGATTTCGCGTCACTTAATAAAGTTACAATCTTTTCATAATTTCATCTCCATTAATGCTTTCCCGTATTTCAACAAATCAAACACTCAATCTCTTACTACTTCGTCGTCTCTATCAGATCATCTTCAAAACAACAGATTAGATGAAGCTCGATCCATCTTCAACAAGATTCCTTCACCCACCCTTCATTTATGCACCAAGATGATCTCCGCTTATTCAGCAAACAACCGCCTTACCGATGCCCTGCAACTGTTCGACCAAATGTCCACAAGGGACTCCATTTGTTGGAATTCCCTTATTAAAGGATGTTTGGATTGCGGTCATTTAGACATAGCTTCGAAGCTGTTCGATGAAATGCCTGACAGAACTGTTGTTACTTGGACTACAATGATCAATGGAAATTTCAAGTTTGGGATGATTGAAGCCGCTGAGTACTTGTTCTTTAATATGAATGTGAATGTGAAGGATATAGCGGTATGGAACTCGATGATTCATGGGTATTTCTGTAATGGCAGAGTTGATGATGCTGTAAGGGTATTCGATGAAATGCCTCGTAGGAATGTTATATCATGGACTAGTATGATTAGTGGGCTTGATCAGCAAGGAATGAGTCGAAAAGCTCTGCTTATGTTTAAGAGAATGATGATCATGTCTTCTTCTTCCATTATTCCTTCTTCGAATACATTTTCTTCCGCGATAACGGCATCTGCAAATGTGTTGGAGCTCGAGATGGGTCTTCAGCTTCACGGGCAAGTATTCAAGCGAGGGTATTTCTCAGACGAATTCGTAACCGCCTCGCTTCTCACGTTCTACGCAAACTGCAACCAAATCGATGAGTCTCGCGAGATTTTCATCGAACTATCGCGTAAGAATGTGGTAGTTTGGACATCTCTTCTAACGGGTTACGGTTTAAACCATAGGCACGAGGAAGCAATGGAGATCTTCGTCGAGATGATGAAAAACGGGGTCCTTCCAAATGAGTCTTCATTGGCTAGCGCTTTAAACTCGTGTAGTGAACTGGAGGATATCGAAAGAGGAAAAGAGATACACGTTGTTTCGATCAAACTCGGGCTTGAAACCGAAGTCTACGTTGGAAACTCTCTTGTTTCGTTTTACTCCGGTTGTGGATGCATTAGAGATGCGTTTGCTATTTTTGAGAGAATCGAAGAGAAGAATCTCGTTTCGTGGAACTCGATTATCGTTGGTTGTGCTAAACACGGACATGGGAAATGGGCTTTATCGTTGTATAGCAAAATGATTCGAGGCGAGATTAACCCAGATGAAATCACGCTAACCGGATTGCTCTACGCATGCTGCCATACCGGGATGCTAACAAAAGGAAAAAAGTTGTTTCGATATTTCGATAAGTTTAAACCATTCGATATTCAAATAGAGCATTATTCGTGTATGGTCGATATAATGGGTCGAGCCGGGGAATTAGATGAAGCAGAACAATTCGTTAAAACAATGCCCATCGAACCGAATAATACCATGCCATGGCTATCTTTGCTTAGCGGGTGTAGGACACATTCGAATTTCAAACTAGCCGAAAAGGCggcaaatattatatttaacctCGACCCAAAATGCAGTGGTGCTTATGTTTTACTATCGAATCTATATGCATCGACTGGTAAATGGGCTGATGTTGCTAGATTAAGAGTGAAGATGAAACGGGCGGGTGTGGCGAAACAACCGGGTCGGAGTTGGGTCATTTTGAAGGGGAGGAAACATGTTTTTGTTTCGGGAGATAGGTCTCATCCTTTAAGTGAAATGATATATGATAAATTGAGATGGTTAGGAGAAAGGCTAAGGAAAGAAGGGTATGTTCCCGATATTGGTTTTGATTTGCACGATGTCGAGGATGAACAAAAAGGCGCGGCATTGTCTTACCATAGCGAGCGTCTAGCAATAGCGTTTGCTTTGATTAGTAGTTTGGAAGGATGTACGATTACGGTTATGAAGAATCTTCGAGTGTGTGGGGATTGTCACTCGGCTATCAAGATTATAGCGAAGATCGTTGGGCGCGAAATTGTTTTGAGAGATTCGAGTCGATTTCATCATTTTAGAGATGGTTTTTGCTCTTGTGGAGACTATTGGTGA
- the LOC124921404 gene encoding 14-3-3-like protein GF14 kappa — translation MAVSPPENLTRDQYVYLAKLAEQAERYEEMVTYMEKLVLGATSTGKPTVEERNLLSVAYKNVIGSLRAAWRIVSSIEQKEESRKNDEHVSLVKDYRSKVESELSNVCGGILNLLDSNLIPLAKSSESKVFYLKMKGDYYRYLAEFKVGADRKEAAEQTMLSYKAAQDIAVPDLTPTHPIRLGLALNFSVFYYEILNAADKACNMARQAFEEAIAELDTLGEDSYKDSTLIMQLLRDNLTLWTSDMQDQSEEA, via the exons ATGGCAGTGTCTCCGCCGGAAAACCTAACCAGAGACCAGTACGTCTACTTAGCCAAGCTCGCCGAACAGGCCGAGCGATACGAAGAAATGGTCACATACATGGAAAAACTCGTCCTTGGAGCCACATCCACAGGCAAGCCAACGGTCGAAGAAAGGAACCTCCTCTCCGTCGCCTACAAGAACGTCATAGGTTCACTTCGAGCAGCCTGGAGAATCGTTTCATCAATCGAGCAAAAGGAAGAAAGTCGGAAGAACGACGAGCACGTATCGCTAGTCAAGGATTATAGATCTAAAGTTGAATCTGAACTATCCAATGTCTGCGGAGGAATTCTGAATCTACTCGATTCGAATCTGATTCCCTTAGCGAAATCTAGTGAATCGAAGGTGTTTTACTTGAAGATGAAGGGGGATTACTATCGATATCTAGCGGAATTTAAGGTTGGAGCTGATAGAAAGGAAGCTGCTGAACAAACTATGCTTTCTTATAAGGCTGCTCAG GATATTGCTGTTCCAGATCTTACTCCTACACATCCTATTAGATTGGGATTGGCTCTGAATTTCTCTGTTTTCTACTATGAGATTCTAAATGCTGCTGATAAAGCTTGTAATATGGCTAGACAG GCATTTGAAGAAGCCATTGCTGAATTGGATACTTTGGGTGAGGATTCTTACAAGGACAGTACACTCATCATGCAATTACTTAGAGATAATCTTACTCTTTGGACTTCAGATATGCAG GATCAATCAGAAGAGGCTTGA